A single Loxodonta africana isolate mLoxAfr1 chromosome 24, mLoxAfr1.hap2, whole genome shotgun sequence DNA region contains:
- the RGS19 gene encoding regulator of G-protein signaling 19 isoform X2, producing MPTPHEAEKQHTGPEEADQPPSMSRHDAAPPAAVPAAPSRNPCCLCWCCCCSCSWNEERRRAWRASRETKLQPLPSCEACAAPSPEEVRSWAQSFDKLMRSPAGRNVFREFLRTEYSEENMLFWLACEELKAEANQHVVDEKARLIYEDYVSILSPKEVSLDSRVREGINKRMQEPSAHTFDDAQLQIYTLMHRDSYPRFLSSPVYRALLLHGPTPSSSEA from the exons ATGCCCACCCCGCATGAGGCTGAGAAACAG CACACAGGGCCAGAGGAGGCGGACCAGCCGCCCTCCATGTCCAGGCATGACGCGGCCCCTCCTGCGGCCGTCCCGGCTGCCCCCAGCCGCAATCCCTGCTGCTTGTGCTGGtgctgctgctgcagctgctcctg GAATGAAGAGCGGCGGCGAGCCTGGCGGGCTTCTCGGGAGACCAAGCTGCAGCCCCTCCCCAGCTGCGAAGCATG CGCCGCGCCAAGCCCTGAAGAGGTGCGCAGCTGGGCTCAGTCCTTCGACAAGCTGATGCGCAGCCCCGCTGGGCGCAACGTGTTCCGCGAGTTCCTGCGCACGGAGTACAGCGAGGAGAACATGCTCTTCTGGCTGGCCTGCGAGGAGCTCAAGGCCGAGGCCAACCAGCACGTGGTGGACGAGAAAGCGCGGCTCATCTACGAGGACTACGTGTCCATCCTATCCCCCAAGGAG GTGAGCCTGGACTCGCGCGTGCGGGAGGGAATCAACAAGAGGATGCAGGAGCCATCTGCGCACACGTTCGATGATGCACAGCTGCAGATCTACACGCTCATGCACCGGGACTCCTACCCTCGCTTTCTCAGCTCCCCAGTCTACCGCGCCCTGCTGCTCCACGGGCCCACCCCGTCCTCGTCGGAGGCCTGA
- the TCEA2 gene encoding transcription elongation factor A protein 2 isoform X5 → MGKEEEIARIARRLDKMVTKKSVEGAMDLLRELKAMPVTLHLLQSTRIGMSVNALRKQSSDEEVIALAKSLIKSWKKLLDASDAKAGERRSTSLASLPSKDTSEGKAHRPSLSSRKRPELPRTPSTPRMTTFPPVPITCDAVRNKCREMLAAALQTDHDHVAIGADCEHLSAQIEECIFRDVGSTDVKYKNRVRSRISNLKDAKNPGLRRSVLCGTIAPQRIAEMTSEEMASDELKEIRKAMTREAIREHQMARASGTHTDLFTCGRCKRKSCTYTQVQTRSSDEPMTTFVVCNECGNRWKFC, encoded by the exons ATGGGCAAAGAGGAGGAGATTGCGCGGATCGCCCGGAGGCTGGACAAGATGGTGACCAAGAAGAGCGTG GAAGGAGCGATGGACCTGCTTCGGGAGCTGAAGGCCATGCCGGTCACACTGCACCTGCTGCAG TCCACCCGCATCGGGATGTCGGTCAATGCGCTTCGGAAGCAGAGCTCGGATGAAGAGGTCATCGCACTGGCCAAGTCGCTCATTAAGTCCTGGAAGAAGCTCCTGG ATGCTTCAGACGCCAAAGCTGGGGAGCGGAGGAGCACGTCCCTGGCCTCACTGCCATCGAAGGACACCTCCGAGGGAAAGGCCCACAG GCCGTCCCTCTCCAGCCGCAAGAGGCCGGAGCTGCCCAGGACACCATCGACCCCTCGGATGACCACATTTCCCCCAGTACCCATCACCTGTGATGCTGTGCGCAACAAGTGCCGAGAGATGTTGGCTGCTGCCCTGCAGACAGACC ATGACCACGTGGCCATCGGCGCAGACTGTGAGCATTTGTCGGCCCAAATAGAGGAAT GCATCTTCCGGGACGTGGGGAGCACAGACGTCAAGTACAAGAACCGCGTTCGGAGCCGCATCTCCAACCTGAAGGATGCCAAGAACCCGGGGCTACGACGGAGCGTGCTGTGTGGCACCATTGCGCCCCAGCGCATTGCCGAGATGACCTCGGAG GAGATGGCCAGCGATGAGCTGAAGGAGATCCGTAAGGCCATGACCAGAGAGGCCATCCGTGAGCACCAGATGGCCCGAGCAAGTGGCACCCACACTGACCTCTTCACCTGTGGCAGGTGCAAGAGGAAGAGCTGCACCTACACCCAG GTGCAAACCCGAAGCTCTGATGAGCCCATGACCACCTTCGTTGTCTGCAACGAGTGTGGAAACCGCTGGAAG TTCTGCTGA
- the TCEA2 gene encoding transcription elongation factor A protein 2 isoform X6, whose translation MGKEEEIARIARRLDKMVTKKSVEGAMDLLRELKAMPVTLHLLQSTRIGMSVNALRKQSSDEEVIALAKSLIKSWKKLLDASDAKAGERRSTSLASLPSKDTSEGKAHSRKRPELPRTPSTPRMTTFPPVPITCDAVRNKCREMLAAALQTDHDHVAIGADCEHLSAQIEECIFRDVGSTDVKYKNRVRSRISNLKDAKNPGLRRSVLCGTIAPQRIAEMTSEEMASDELKEIRKAMTREAIREHQMARASGTHTDLFTCGRCKRKSCTYTQVQTRSSDEPMTTFVVCNECGNRWKFC comes from the exons ATGGGCAAAGAGGAGGAGATTGCGCGGATCGCCCGGAGGCTGGACAAGATGGTGACCAAGAAGAGCGTG GAAGGAGCGATGGACCTGCTTCGGGAGCTGAAGGCCATGCCGGTCACACTGCACCTGCTGCAG TCCACCCGCATCGGGATGTCGGTCAATGCGCTTCGGAAGCAGAGCTCGGATGAAGAGGTCATCGCACTGGCCAAGTCGCTCATTAAGTCCTGGAAGAAGCTCCTGG ATGCTTCAGACGCCAAAGCTGGGGAGCGGAGGAGCACGTCCCTGGCCTCACTGCCATCGAAGGACACCTCCGAGGGAAAGGCCCACAG CCGCAAGAGGCCGGAGCTGCCCAGGACACCATCGACCCCTCGGATGACCACATTTCCCCCAGTACCCATCACCTGTGATGCTGTGCGCAACAAGTGCCGAGAGATGTTGGCTGCTGCCCTGCAGACAGACC ATGACCACGTGGCCATCGGCGCAGACTGTGAGCATTTGTCGGCCCAAATAGAGGAAT GCATCTTCCGGGACGTGGGGAGCACAGACGTCAAGTACAAGAACCGCGTTCGGAGCCGCATCTCCAACCTGAAGGATGCCAAGAACCCGGGGCTACGACGGAGCGTGCTGTGTGGCACCATTGCGCCCCAGCGCATTGCCGAGATGACCTCGGAG GAGATGGCCAGCGATGAGCTGAAGGAGATCCGTAAGGCCATGACCAGAGAGGCCATCCGTGAGCACCAGATGGCCCGAGCAAGTGGCACCCACACTGACCTCTTCACCTGTGGCAGGTGCAAGAGGAAGAGCTGCACCTACACCCAG GTGCAAACCCGAAGCTCTGATGAGCCCATGACCACCTTCGTTGTCTGCAACGAGTGTGGAAACCGCTGGAAG TTCTGCTGA
- the LKAAEAR1 gene encoding protein LKAAEAR1: MQPSRAKEAGSRGSREPASKSAPAAGPREWRAKRLPPAEPPKPGWALTLEGLAAMRPAQRHRHLLFGDLLEDVGASASIFPRESLELVDRMPDPCAWTQPLDLPAQRQNRLLGVLKAAEARGRIRALRLRYIRMRAEEISFLIQQQKSARAAIRLEMFLPPQLKPKRIPDPLDRQERRRVETILEEKVDGSIFPR, translated from the exons ATGCAGCCTTCGCGGGCAAAGGAGGCCGGGAGCAGGGGATCGCGGGAGCCGGCCAGTAAGAGCGCGCCAGCCGCCGGGCCCCGCGAGTGGCGCGCGAAGAGGTTGCCTCCGGCGGAACCACCGAAGCCCGGCTGGGCGCTGACGCTGGAGGGGCTGGCAGCCATGCGCCCCGCGCAGCGCCACCGCCACCTGCTCTTCGGCGACCTGCTCGAGGACGTGGGCGCGTCCGCCTCCATCTTCCCGCGCGAGTCGCTGGAGCTGGTGGACCGCATGCCCGACCCGTGCGCGTGGACGCAGCCGCTCGATCTGCCAGCGCAGCGGCAGAATCGGCTCCTGGGCGTTCTCAAGGCTGCAGAAGCCCGCGGGCGGATCCGCGCCCTGCGTCTGCGCTATATCCGCATGAGG GCCGAGGAGATCTCGTTCCTCATTCAGCAGCAGAAGTCCGCGCGCGCTGCCATCCGGCTGGAGATGTTCCTGCCGCCTCAGCTGAAGCCCAAGAGGATCCCGGATCCCCTGGACCGGCAAGAG CGGAGGCGAGTGGAGACTATCCTGGAGGAGAAGGTGGATGGGAGCATCTTCCCGCGCTGA
- the TCEA2 gene encoding transcription elongation factor A protein 2 isoform X1 — MGKEEEIARIARRLDKMVTKKSVEGAMDLLRELKAMPVTLHLLQSTRIGMSVNALRKQSSDEEVIALAKSLIKSWKKLLDASDAKAGERRSTSLASLPSKDTSEGKAHRPSLSSRKRPELPRTPSTPRMTTFPPVPITCDAVRNKCREMLAAALQTDREFPPATPRSAHSLILALALDTSSKGSVKDSPAPSPAQCCPLGAGGVFGTQWCVPSCCPGVLGGWRASGRGWSGLPLADDHVAIGADCEHLSAQIEECIFRDVGSTDVKYKNRVRSRISNLKDAKNPGLRRSVLCGTIAPQRIAEMTSEEMASDELKEIRKAMTREAIREHQMARASGTHTDLFTCGRCKRKSCTYTQVQTRSSDEPMTTFVVCNECGNRWKFC; from the exons ATGGGCAAAGAGGAGGAGATTGCGCGGATCGCCCGGAGGCTGGACAAGATGGTGACCAAGAAGAGCGTG GAAGGAGCGATGGACCTGCTTCGGGAGCTGAAGGCCATGCCGGTCACACTGCACCTGCTGCAG TCCACCCGCATCGGGATGTCGGTCAATGCGCTTCGGAAGCAGAGCTCGGATGAAGAGGTCATCGCACTGGCCAAGTCGCTCATTAAGTCCTGGAAGAAGCTCCTGG ATGCTTCAGACGCCAAAGCTGGGGAGCGGAGGAGCACGTCCCTGGCCTCACTGCCATCGAAGGACACCTCCGAGGGAAAGGCCCACAG GCCGTCCCTCTCCAGCCGCAAGAGGCCGGAGCTGCCCAGGACACCATCGACCCCTCGGATGACCACATTTCCCCCAGTACCCATCACCTGTGATGCTGTGCGCAACAAGTGCCGAGAGATGTTGGCTGCTGCCCTGCAGACAGACCGTGAGTTCCCACCAGCCACACCCAGGTCCGCCCATTCCCTGATCCTTGCTCTGGCTCTGGACACAAGCTCCAAAGGGTCCGTGAAGGACAGCCCTGCCCCTTCCCCAGCCCAGTGCTGCCCACTTGGGGCAGGTGGGGTCTTTGGGACACAGTGGTGTGTCCCTTCCTGCTGCCCCGGGGTGTTGGGTGGGTGGAGGGCCAGTGGGCGTGGTTGGTCAGGGCTGCCTCTTGCAGATGACCACGTGGCCATCGGCGCAGACTGTGAGCATTTGTCGGCCCAAATAGAGGAAT GCATCTTCCGGGACGTGGGGAGCACAGACGTCAAGTACAAGAACCGCGTTCGGAGCCGCATCTCCAACCTGAAGGATGCCAAGAACCCGGGGCTACGACGGAGCGTGCTGTGTGGCACCATTGCGCCCCAGCGCATTGCCGAGATGACCTCGGAG GAGATGGCCAGCGATGAGCTGAAGGAGATCCGTAAGGCCATGACCAGAGAGGCCATCCGTGAGCACCAGATGGCCCGAGCAAGTGGCACCCACACTGACCTCTTCACCTGTGGCAGGTGCAAGAGGAAGAGCTGCACCTACACCCAG GTGCAAACCCGAAGCTCTGATGAGCCCATGACCACCTTCGTTGTCTGCAACGAGTGTGGAAACCGCTGGAAG TTCTGCTGA
- the RGS19 gene encoding regulator of G-protein signaling 19 isoform X1: MRLRNSTQGQRRRTSRPPCPGMTRPLLRPSRLPPAAIPAACAGAAAAAAPGKLLPFSNVRNEERRRAWRASRETKLQPLPSCEACAAPSPEEVRSWAQSFDKLMRSPAGRNVFREFLRTEYSEENMLFWLACEELKAEANQHVVDEKARLIYEDYVSILSPKEVSLDSRVREGINKRMQEPSAHTFDDAQLQIYTLMHRDSYPRFLSSPVYRALLLHGPTPSSSEA, from the exons ATGAGGCTGAGAAACAG CACACAGGGCCAGAGGAGGCGGACCAGCCGCCCTCCATGTCCAGGCATGACGCGGCCCCTCCTGCGGCCGTCCCGGCTGCCCCCAGCCGCAATCCCTGCTGCTTGTGCTGGtgctgctgctgcagctgctcctg GCAAGTTGCTGCCATTCTCTAATGTTAGGAATGAAGAGCGGCGGCGAGCCTGGCGGGCTTCTCGGGAGACCAAGCTGCAGCCCCTCCCCAGCTGCGAAGCATG CGCCGCGCCAAGCCCTGAAGAGGTGCGCAGCTGGGCTCAGTCCTTCGACAAGCTGATGCGCAGCCCCGCTGGGCGCAACGTGTTCCGCGAGTTCCTGCGCACGGAGTACAGCGAGGAGAACATGCTCTTCTGGCTGGCCTGCGAGGAGCTCAAGGCCGAGGCCAACCAGCACGTGGTGGACGAGAAAGCGCGGCTCATCTACGAGGACTACGTGTCCATCCTATCCCCCAAGGAG GTGAGCCTGGACTCGCGCGTGCGGGAGGGAATCAACAAGAGGATGCAGGAGCCATCTGCGCACACGTTCGATGATGCACAGCTGCAGATCTACACGCTCATGCACCGGGACTCCTACCCTCGCTTTCTCAGCTCCCCAGTCTACCGCGCCCTGCTGCTCCACGGGCCCACCCCGTCCTCGTCGGAGGCCTGA
- the TCEA2 gene encoding transcription elongation factor A protein 2 isoform X7, with product MGKEEEIARIARRLDKMVTKKSVEGAMDLLRELKAMPVTLHLLQSTRIGMSVNALRKQSSDEEVIALAKSLIKSWKKLLDASDAKAGERRSTSLASLPSKDTSEGKAHRPSLSSRKRPELPRTPSTPRMTTFPPVPITCDAVRNKCREMLAAALQTDHVKYKNRVRSRISNLKDAKNPGLRRSVLCGTIAPQRIAEMTSEEMASDELKEIRKAMTREAIREHQMARASGTHTDLFTCGRCKRKSCTYTQVQTRSSDEPMTTFVVCNECGNRWKFC from the exons ATGGGCAAAGAGGAGGAGATTGCGCGGATCGCCCGGAGGCTGGACAAGATGGTGACCAAGAAGAGCGTG GAAGGAGCGATGGACCTGCTTCGGGAGCTGAAGGCCATGCCGGTCACACTGCACCTGCTGCAG TCCACCCGCATCGGGATGTCGGTCAATGCGCTTCGGAAGCAGAGCTCGGATGAAGAGGTCATCGCACTGGCCAAGTCGCTCATTAAGTCCTGGAAGAAGCTCCTGG ATGCTTCAGACGCCAAAGCTGGGGAGCGGAGGAGCACGTCCCTGGCCTCACTGCCATCGAAGGACACCTCCGAGGGAAAGGCCCACAG GCCGTCCCTCTCCAGCCGCAAGAGGCCGGAGCTGCCCAGGACACCATCGACCCCTCGGATGACCACATTTCCCCCAGTACCCATCACCTGTGATGCTGTGCGCAACAAGTGCCGAGAGATGTTGGCTGCTGCCCTGCAGACAGACC ACGTCAAGTACAAGAACCGCGTTCGGAGCCGCATCTCCAACCTGAAGGATGCCAAGAACCCGGGGCTACGACGGAGCGTGCTGTGTGGCACCATTGCGCCCCAGCGCATTGCCGAGATGACCTCGGAG GAGATGGCCAGCGATGAGCTGAAGGAGATCCGTAAGGCCATGACCAGAGAGGCCATCCGTGAGCACCAGATGGCCCGAGCAAGTGGCACCCACACTGACCTCTTCACCTGTGGCAGGTGCAAGAGGAAGAGCTGCACCTACACCCAG GTGCAAACCCGAAGCTCTGATGAGCCCATGACCACCTTCGTTGTCTGCAACGAGTGTGGAAACCGCTGGAAG TTCTGCTGA
- the TCEA2 gene encoding transcription elongation factor A protein 2 isoform X4: MDLLRELKAMPVTLHLLQSTRIGMSVNALRKQSSDEEVIALAKSLIKSWKKLLDASDAKAGERRSTSLASLPSKDTSEGKAHRPSLSSRKRPELPRTPSTPRMTTFPPVPITCDAVRNKCREMLAAALQTDREFPPATPRSAHSLILALALDTSSKGSVKDSPAPSPAQCCPLGAGGVFGTQWCVPSCCPGVLGGWRASGRGWSGLPLADDHVAIGADCEHLSAQIEECIFRDVGSTDVKYKNRVRSRISNLKDAKNPGLRRSVLCGTIAPQRIAEMTSEEMASDELKEIRKAMTREAIREHQMARASGTHTDLFTCGRCKRKSCTYTQVQTRSSDEPMTTFVVCNECGNRWKFC; the protein is encoded by the exons ATGGACCTGCTTCGGGAGCTGAAGGCCATGCCGGTCACACTGCACCTGCTGCAG TCCACCCGCATCGGGATGTCGGTCAATGCGCTTCGGAAGCAGAGCTCGGATGAAGAGGTCATCGCACTGGCCAAGTCGCTCATTAAGTCCTGGAAGAAGCTCCTGG ATGCTTCAGACGCCAAAGCTGGGGAGCGGAGGAGCACGTCCCTGGCCTCACTGCCATCGAAGGACACCTCCGAGGGAAAGGCCCACAG GCCGTCCCTCTCCAGCCGCAAGAGGCCGGAGCTGCCCAGGACACCATCGACCCCTCGGATGACCACATTTCCCCCAGTACCCATCACCTGTGATGCTGTGCGCAACAAGTGCCGAGAGATGTTGGCTGCTGCCCTGCAGACAGACCGTGAGTTCCCACCAGCCACACCCAGGTCCGCCCATTCCCTGATCCTTGCTCTGGCTCTGGACACAAGCTCCAAAGGGTCCGTGAAGGACAGCCCTGCCCCTTCCCCAGCCCAGTGCTGCCCACTTGGGGCAGGTGGGGTCTTTGGGACACAGTGGTGTGTCCCTTCCTGCTGCCCCGGGGTGTTGGGTGGGTGGAGGGCCAGTGGGCGTGGTTGGTCAGGGCTGCCTCTTGCAGATGACCACGTGGCCATCGGCGCAGACTGTGAGCATTTGTCGGCCCAAATAGAGGAAT GCATCTTCCGGGACGTGGGGAGCACAGACGTCAAGTACAAGAACCGCGTTCGGAGCCGCATCTCCAACCTGAAGGATGCCAAGAACCCGGGGCTACGACGGAGCGTGCTGTGTGGCACCATTGCGCCCCAGCGCATTGCCGAGATGACCTCGGAG GAGATGGCCAGCGATGAGCTGAAGGAGATCCGTAAGGCCATGACCAGAGAGGCCATCCGTGAGCACCAGATGGCCCGAGCAAGTGGCACCCACACTGACCTCTTCACCTGTGGCAGGTGCAAGAGGAAGAGCTGCACCTACACCCAG GTGCAAACCCGAAGCTCTGATGAGCCCATGACCACCTTCGTTGTCTGCAACGAGTGTGGAAACCGCTGGAAG TTCTGCTGA
- the TCEA2 gene encoding transcription elongation factor A protein 2 isoform X2, which yields MGKEEEIARIARRLDKMVTKKSVEGAMDLLRELKAMPVTLHLLQSTRIGMSVNALRKQSSDEEVIALAKSLIKSWKKLLDASDAKAGERRSTSLASLPSKDTSEGKAHSRKRPELPRTPSTPRMTTFPPVPITCDAVRNKCREMLAAALQTDREFPPATPRSAHSLILALALDTSSKGSVKDSPAPSPAQCCPLGAGGVFGTQWCVPSCCPGVLGGWRASGRGWSGLPLADDHVAIGADCEHLSAQIEECIFRDVGSTDVKYKNRVRSRISNLKDAKNPGLRRSVLCGTIAPQRIAEMTSEEMASDELKEIRKAMTREAIREHQMARASGTHTDLFTCGRCKRKSCTYTQVQTRSSDEPMTTFVVCNECGNRWKFC from the exons ATGGGCAAAGAGGAGGAGATTGCGCGGATCGCCCGGAGGCTGGACAAGATGGTGACCAAGAAGAGCGTG GAAGGAGCGATGGACCTGCTTCGGGAGCTGAAGGCCATGCCGGTCACACTGCACCTGCTGCAG TCCACCCGCATCGGGATGTCGGTCAATGCGCTTCGGAAGCAGAGCTCGGATGAAGAGGTCATCGCACTGGCCAAGTCGCTCATTAAGTCCTGGAAGAAGCTCCTGG ATGCTTCAGACGCCAAAGCTGGGGAGCGGAGGAGCACGTCCCTGGCCTCACTGCCATCGAAGGACACCTCCGAGGGAAAGGCCCACAG CCGCAAGAGGCCGGAGCTGCCCAGGACACCATCGACCCCTCGGATGACCACATTTCCCCCAGTACCCATCACCTGTGATGCTGTGCGCAACAAGTGCCGAGAGATGTTGGCTGCTGCCCTGCAGACAGACCGTGAGTTCCCACCAGCCACACCCAGGTCCGCCCATTCCCTGATCCTTGCTCTGGCTCTGGACACAAGCTCCAAAGGGTCCGTGAAGGACAGCCCTGCCCCTTCCCCAGCCCAGTGCTGCCCACTTGGGGCAGGTGGGGTCTTTGGGACACAGTGGTGTGTCCCTTCCTGCTGCCCCGGGGTGTTGGGTGGGTGGAGGGCCAGTGGGCGTGGTTGGTCAGGGCTGCCTCTTGCAGATGACCACGTGGCCATCGGCGCAGACTGTGAGCATTTGTCGGCCCAAATAGAGGAAT GCATCTTCCGGGACGTGGGGAGCACAGACGTCAAGTACAAGAACCGCGTTCGGAGCCGCATCTCCAACCTGAAGGATGCCAAGAACCCGGGGCTACGACGGAGCGTGCTGTGTGGCACCATTGCGCCCCAGCGCATTGCCGAGATGACCTCGGAG GAGATGGCCAGCGATGAGCTGAAGGAGATCCGTAAGGCCATGACCAGAGAGGCCATCCGTGAGCACCAGATGGCCCGAGCAAGTGGCACCCACACTGACCTCTTCACCTGTGGCAGGTGCAAGAGGAAGAGCTGCACCTACACCCAG GTGCAAACCCGAAGCTCTGATGAGCCCATGACCACCTTCGTTGTCTGCAACGAGTGTGGAAACCGCTGGAAG TTCTGCTGA
- the RGS19 gene encoding regulator of G-protein signaling 19 isoform X4 translates to MSRHDAAPPAAVPAAPSRNPCCLCWCCCCSCSWNEERRRAWRASRETKLQPLPSCEACAAPSPEEVRSWAQSFDKLMRSPAGRNVFREFLRTEYSEENMLFWLACEELKAEANQHVVDEKARLIYEDYVSILSPKEVSLDSRVREGINKRMQEPSAHTFDDAQLQIYTLMHRDSYPRFLSSPVYRALLLHGPTPSSSEA, encoded by the exons ATGTCCAGGCATGACGCGGCCCCTCCTGCGGCCGTCCCGGCTGCCCCCAGCCGCAATCCCTGCTGCTTGTGCTGGtgctgctgctgcagctgctcctg GAATGAAGAGCGGCGGCGAGCCTGGCGGGCTTCTCGGGAGACCAAGCTGCAGCCCCTCCCCAGCTGCGAAGCATG CGCCGCGCCAAGCCCTGAAGAGGTGCGCAGCTGGGCTCAGTCCTTCGACAAGCTGATGCGCAGCCCCGCTGGGCGCAACGTGTTCCGCGAGTTCCTGCGCACGGAGTACAGCGAGGAGAACATGCTCTTCTGGCTGGCCTGCGAGGAGCTCAAGGCCGAGGCCAACCAGCACGTGGTGGACGAGAAAGCGCGGCTCATCTACGAGGACTACGTGTCCATCCTATCCCCCAAGGAG GTGAGCCTGGACTCGCGCGTGCGGGAGGGAATCAACAAGAGGATGCAGGAGCCATCTGCGCACACGTTCGATGATGCACAGCTGCAGATCTACACGCTCATGCACCGGGACTCCTACCCTCGCTTTCTCAGCTCCCCAGTCTACCGCGCCCTGCTGCTCCACGGGCCCACCCCGTCCTCGTCGGAGGCCTGA
- the RGS19 gene encoding regulator of G-protein signaling 19 isoform X3 → MTRPLLRPSRLPPAAIPAACAGAAAAAAPGKLLPFSNVRNEERRRAWRASRETKLQPLPSCEACAAPSPEEVRSWAQSFDKLMRSPAGRNVFREFLRTEYSEENMLFWLACEELKAEANQHVVDEKARLIYEDYVSILSPKEVSLDSRVREGINKRMQEPSAHTFDDAQLQIYTLMHRDSYPRFLSSPVYRALLLHGPTPSSSEA, encoded by the exons ATGACGCGGCCCCTCCTGCGGCCGTCCCGGCTGCCCCCAGCCGCAATCCCTGCTGCTTGTGCTGGtgctgctgctgcagctgctcctg GCAAGTTGCTGCCATTCTCTAATGTTAGGAATGAAGAGCGGCGGCGAGCCTGGCGGGCTTCTCGGGAGACCAAGCTGCAGCCCCTCCCCAGCTGCGAAGCATG CGCCGCGCCAAGCCCTGAAGAGGTGCGCAGCTGGGCTCAGTCCTTCGACAAGCTGATGCGCAGCCCCGCTGGGCGCAACGTGTTCCGCGAGTTCCTGCGCACGGAGTACAGCGAGGAGAACATGCTCTTCTGGCTGGCCTGCGAGGAGCTCAAGGCCGAGGCCAACCAGCACGTGGTGGACGAGAAAGCGCGGCTCATCTACGAGGACTACGTGTCCATCCTATCCCCCAAGGAG GTGAGCCTGGACTCGCGCGTGCGGGAGGGAATCAACAAGAGGATGCAGGAGCCATCTGCGCACACGTTCGATGATGCACAGCTGCAGATCTACACGCTCATGCACCGGGACTCCTACCCTCGCTTTCTCAGCTCCCCAGTCTACCGCGCCCTGCTGCTCCACGGGCCCACCCCGTCCTCGTCGGAGGCCTGA
- the TCEA2 gene encoding transcription elongation factor A protein 2 isoform X3, which produces MGKEEEIARIARRLDKMVTKKSVEGAMDLLRELKAMPVTLHLLQSTRIGMSVNALRKQSSDEEVIALAKSLIKSWKKLLDASDAKAGERRSTSLASLPSKDTSEGKAHRPSLSSRKRPELPRTPSTPRMTTFPPVPITCDAVRNKCREMLAAALQTDREFPPATPRSAHSLILALALDTSSKGSVKDSPAPSPAQCCPLGAGGVFGTQWCVPSCCPGVLGGWRASGRGWSGLPLADDHVAIGADCEHLSAQIEECIFRDVGSTDVKYKNRVRSRISNLKDAKNPGLRRSVLCGTIAPQRIAEMTSEEMASDELKEIRKAMTREAIREHQMARASGTHTDLFTCGRCKRKSCTYTQPNRGALKSGVW; this is translated from the exons ATGGGCAAAGAGGAGGAGATTGCGCGGATCGCCCGGAGGCTGGACAAGATGGTGACCAAGAAGAGCGTG GAAGGAGCGATGGACCTGCTTCGGGAGCTGAAGGCCATGCCGGTCACACTGCACCTGCTGCAG TCCACCCGCATCGGGATGTCGGTCAATGCGCTTCGGAAGCAGAGCTCGGATGAAGAGGTCATCGCACTGGCCAAGTCGCTCATTAAGTCCTGGAAGAAGCTCCTGG ATGCTTCAGACGCCAAAGCTGGGGAGCGGAGGAGCACGTCCCTGGCCTCACTGCCATCGAAGGACACCTCCGAGGGAAAGGCCCACAG GCCGTCCCTCTCCAGCCGCAAGAGGCCGGAGCTGCCCAGGACACCATCGACCCCTCGGATGACCACATTTCCCCCAGTACCCATCACCTGTGATGCTGTGCGCAACAAGTGCCGAGAGATGTTGGCTGCTGCCCTGCAGACAGACCGTGAGTTCCCACCAGCCACACCCAGGTCCGCCCATTCCCTGATCCTTGCTCTGGCTCTGGACACAAGCTCCAAAGGGTCCGTGAAGGACAGCCCTGCCCCTTCCCCAGCCCAGTGCTGCCCACTTGGGGCAGGTGGGGTCTTTGGGACACAGTGGTGTGTCCCTTCCTGCTGCCCCGGGGTGTTGGGTGGGTGGAGGGCCAGTGGGCGTGGTTGGTCAGGGCTGCCTCTTGCAGATGACCACGTGGCCATCGGCGCAGACTGTGAGCATTTGTCGGCCCAAATAGAGGAAT GCATCTTCCGGGACGTGGGGAGCACAGACGTCAAGTACAAGAACCGCGTTCGGAGCCGCATCTCCAACCTGAAGGATGCCAAGAACCCGGGGCTACGACGGAGCGTGCTGTGTGGCACCATTGCGCCCCAGCGCATTGCCGAGATGACCTCGGAG GAGATGGCCAGCGATGAGCTGAAGGAGATCCGTAAGGCCATGACCAGAGAGGCCATCCGTGAGCACCAGATGGCCCGAGCAAGTGGCACCCACACTGACCTCTTCACCTGTGGCAGGTGCAAGAGGAAGAGCTGCACCTACACCCAG CCCAACAGGGGTGCCCTGAAGAGTGGGGTGTGGTGA